The nucleotide window ACAGCGTAAACATTCCAAAACTTTCCATCTTCGgcctcatccttttttttttcccctttGTCTTGTTACTTTGCTATACCATTTAATACTCCACCTCCCCCAGTTTCCGAACAACAAGTCTGGACGAGGGTGGACGACACGGGAAGATacgaggaaagaagaggtcCTTCATTCCAAGGCAGAAAACGAGACCCGCATATCGTCATAACTGCCCCCACCCCACGCACATCTCCGCTCCGCAGCAAAAGAAAACGTACAACATCTTGGCTAACAAAAAAGTCGCATACGGGGCGACTCCAGAACGATAAGATACTGCGCACTTAGCTCCCATACACATCTCATTCAGATTTGTCGAGTGCATACATAGGAGCCAGGGCACAAGCACGATGGCACCATCCGTTACACCACTCACCACTCACTATGCCCTAGTCATTGACGCCGGCTCATCGGGTTCGCGATTACAGATATATTCCTGGCGAGATCCAGATTTGGAAAGAGCAGAAATTCTCCAGGATGTGCAGAACATTGAGAGACAAGGTTCGAGTTCGAGCTCCAAGGAAGGCGctcggtggtggtggagtggagaagatggatggaagggcaaagggaaagggaaagcgaaggagatggaggagatggctTTGAGAAGGTTGGTGAGAGTTGGCAAAGGggtggaaggggatgaCTGGGTGAAAAGAGTTGAGCCTGGTATGTGTTGGTTTATGTTCATTACATTATGATACTGAAGCACCAACTTGTCACAGGTATATCCACTGTCGACCCCGAGAATATCCCAGAGTACCTCGCCCCGCTGCTCACACATGCTCTCCAACACATCCCACCCTCGGTCCACTCCTCCACACCCATCTACCTCCTCGCCACAGCGGGCATGCGTCTCTTGCCTTCTCAGCAGCGCGATGCCATTTTACAAGCTACGTGCGATACATTACGAAACGACTACCCGTTTCTCGTCTCTGGGCCGACAGAGGAAGGGCCTTGTGGTGAAAATGTAAGGGTGAttgatggagaggaggaaggtatCTGGGGTTGGGTCGCTGTGAACTATCTCATGGACGGTTTCGGTCATGccccttcgccttcatctATATCCAATTCTggaacatcatcatcgtctaGTACCAACCTGCTCCCTCTCGCCCCGTTAGCTTCTGCCCCTCCagactcttcctcctcttccatcaccCCCGTCGACATTGCCCACCACTCACCCACATTCGGTTTCCTCGACATGGGCGGCGCTTCCACCCAACTAGCTTTCTCCCCCTCTGCTTCCGAACTTCTCACCTCTGGTTTCCCGCTCGACAAACTCCGGACAGTTAGTCTCAGATTACTTTCGGGCGAACAAGTCGATTGGCCGGTCTTTGTAGCGAGCTGGCTTGGGTTCGGGACGAACCGCGCTCGGGAACGGTATATGACTTCTCTCTATCAACAATGGGCCTctgcccatccttccccttctgcACAAGACCTAGCGACACCCATTCCGGACCCTTGTCTCCCCAAAGACCTCTCCATCCTGccaccctcctcttctcaaccCCCTTTAATCGGAACCGGCTCATTCCCCGAATGCCTCACCTCCCTCCACCCTCTCCTCGAACATTCCACCCCTTGCCCCACCTCCCACTGCCTCTTCGGAGGCCAACCGACGCCTCACATTGATTTTGAACGGCACGATCAGAGAGGGTTTATAGGGATAAGCGAGTATTGGTATACGATGCAGCATGTGTTGGGGGTAGGAGGGGTATGGGATTGGGgggaatgggaaaagggaatGAAGGAGTTTTGTGGGAAGGATTGGGAAGTGATTAAAAGTGAAGTGGAGAATGGGGATTGGGAGGATGTTAATGTACGTTATCATTTCTTCatattttttcttcctcgcacTCCAGCCTCTTTTGTTCAAGAGGAGGGGAAAAGAATCGAATTAACCGATGAGATGAGCTAACGGTTCGTTTTTGTTTTgtgattttttttttttttaaagATGGACCCGACAAGATTAGAAATGCAATGTTTCAAAGGCGCCTGGATCTCCAACGTCTTACACGAAGGGATCGGTATCCCCCGACTAGTCGATGTAGGCGGGAATGATACACTCACAGGCGGGTCGTTGGGCGATACGAACGCTGAAGCTGAACGCCGGGCTCGTGAAAAGGGTCTGTTCGAAAagaaagggcaaggacAAGGGAAACATCATTTCCAAAGTATGGACCAAGTTGGGGAAACAGCCATCTCTTGGACACTCGGGAAGGTCGTGATTGAAGCATCGAAAGCCGTCCAACCTCGATCGCAAGAAATGGAAGGGTGGTGGATGCGTCATCTCAACCTCGGGTCCATGCGACTGCCGTTATCGCTACCGATACCAAAACACCTAGAGGGAAAGCTTGAAGATCTAGGATTGAGCGTGGT belongs to Cryptococcus neoformans var. grubii H99 chromosome 7, complete sequence and includes:
- a CDS encoding nucleoside phosphatase, encoding MAPSVTPLTTHYALVIDAGSSGSRLQIYSWRDPDLERAEILQDVQNIERQGSSSSSKEGARWWWSGEDGWKGKGKGKAKEMEEMALRRLVRVGKGVEGDDWVKRVEPGISTVDPENIPEYLAPLLTHALQHIPPSVHSSTPIYLLATAGMRLLPSQQRDAILQATCDTLRNDYPFLVSGPTEEGPCGENVRVIDGEEEGIWGWVAVNYLMDGFGHAPSPSSISNSGTSSSSSTNLLPLAPLASAPPDSSSSSITPVDIAHHSPTFGFLDMGGASTQLAFSPSASELLTSGFPLDKLRTVSLRLLSGEQVDWPVFVASWLGFGTNRARERYMTSLYQQWASAHPSPSAQDLATPIPDPCLPKDLSILPPSSSQPPLIGTGSFPECLTSLHPLLEHSTPCPTSHCLFGGQPTPHIDFERHDQRGFIGISEYWYTMQHVLGVGGVWDWGEWEKGMKEFCGKDWEVIKSEVENGDWEDVNMDPTRLEMQCFKGAWISNVLHEGIGIPRLVDVGGNDTLTGGSLGDTNAEAERRAREKGLFEKKGQGQGKHHFQSMDQVGETAISWTLGKVVIEASKAVQPRSQEMEGWWMRHLNLGSMRLPLSLPIPKHLEGKLEDLGLSVVWIYAVVGFFLVGMLFSRSNRRRGVGSLGSGMGRRRKPSLSSPPLPARPWFTFPSFFSGPAADPSLSIEDGPDASPTSSTSSTPFSGNGTAGGASGKSRIVPGRLRLWSLRISNTINKYIPASLPLSLGSPNSRQRGGAHELWTSIGIGLPRTRHNSMPMIGMGPNTSPRVGLLSPGGDGGYSQPGSPRIISAPFFIPAAAPGIGGLNTGVGSLTPETVLTGISSATSVSPSPSLASTSSPPPPRSSLKPGKSGRPFKPRQNSNNLHPHHGSHGFHSVGEGIGAGGGGWNDPPLAMLSSPGSGTGPSGSGAADDGGVLTPTANGGLSNGALSRNSSRANLSELGLAQRSMSRTGTPGFD